Proteins co-encoded in one Oculatellaceae cyanobacterium genomic window:
- a CDS encoding GNAT family N-acetyltransferase translates to MSELIIKIAELPLEFPAIKQVRIAVFQVEQGIDQALDFDGEDEKYEHILAYLDNQPVGTARIKYLDNQTAKIERLAVLSQVRRQGIAKKIMESALDFLTQKGFTKVLLHAQAYVKGLHEKVGFEQVGEIFEEAGIPHVKMIKMIE, encoded by the coding sequence ATGAGCGAATTAATTATTAAAATAGCTGAACTGCCGCTAGAGTTTCCTGCAATTAAACAAGTCAGAATAGCAGTATTTCAAGTAGAACAAGGCATTGACCAAGCATTAGATTTTGATGGCGAAGATGAAAAATATGAGCATATATTGGCATATTTAGATAATCAACCAGTAGGAACTGCTAGAATTAAATATCTGGATAATCAAACAGCAAAAATAGAAAGGCTTGCAGTTTTGTCTCAGGTTAGAAGACAAGGAATTGCTAAGAAAATAATGGAAAGTGCTTTAGACTTTCTAACTCAAAAAGGGTTTACTAAAGTATTGCTTCATGCCCAGGCATATGTAAAAGGCTTGCATGAAAAAGTGGGTTTTGAGCAAGTGGGAGAAATATTTGAAGAAGCTGGTATTCCTCATGTAAAGATGATAAAAATGATTGAATAA
- the pruA gene encoding L-glutamate gamma-semialdehyde dehydrogenase translates to MVLQISNSTYESKTQEIAKQLLAATRENRSFFAKIGDQMRWDDKLLAWAMSNPGLRVQLFRFIDCLPALRSKAEIARHLQEYLGDESVELPAALKGMLNFANPDSMPGQLAATTVSTAVETLAHKYISGENINQVIKTVERLRKDKMGFTIDLLGEAVITEAEAQSYLNRYLELIEQLTDVAKRWSSVPAIDVADGEALPQVQVSVKLTAFYSQFDPLDDKGSEEKVSDRIRILLRRAAELGAAIHFDMEQYKYKGLTLSILKKILMEEEFRTRTDIGVTLQAYLRDSQQDLRDLIAWAKQRRYPVTVRLVKGAYWDQETINAIQKDWKQPVYNDKAATDANFEKLTQLLLENYEYLYAAIGSHNVRSQAYAIAIAEILNIPKRSLEMQVLYGMGDKLAKALADRGYRVRVYCPYGELLPGMAYLIRRLLENTANSSFLRQNLEERPIEELLAPPVGNEQAVIEAKRVFPNAADTDYAELKAREKAQAGFHIVRQQLGKTYYPLINGEYLTTAETVNSVNPSNPNEIIGKIGLLSVEQAEEAIAAAKAAFPAWRKTPVRQRAGVLRKAAELMEQKRHELSAWIVLEVGKPLREADGEVSEAIDFCRYYADEMERLDQGYIYDISGETDRYIYQPRGIAVVISPWNFPLAIAAGMTVAALATGNCTLLKPAEVSSVIAAKFSEILIEAGVPKGVFQFVPGKGSKVGAYMVNHPDVHIIAFTGSQEVGCRIYADAATLKPGQKHMKRVIAEMGGKNAIIVDESADLDQAVAGVVHSAFGYSGQKCSACSRVIVLDPVYDTFVERFVEATRSLNINIAEAPGTQVGPVIDSNARDRIREYIETGRKESQVALEMSAPDNGYFIGPVIFKDVPPDATIAQEEIFGPVVAVIRANNFDEALDIANSTNFALTGGLYSRTPSHIQTVSTELEVGNVYINRGITGAIVSRQPFGGFKLSGVGSKAGGPDYLLQFLEPRVITENIQRQGFAPIEGVD, encoded by the coding sequence GTGGTTTTACAAATATCCAATAGCACTTACGAATCCAAAACCCAAGAAATCGCCAAGCAACTTTTAGCAGCTACGCGGGAAAATCGCTCCTTTTTTGCCAAAATTGGCGACCAAATGCGCTGGGATGATAAGTTACTCGCATGGGCGATGAGTAACCCTGGTTTACGAGTGCAATTATTTCGCTTTATTGACTGTCTCCCTGCATTACGCAGCAAGGCGGAAATTGCTCGTCATTTGCAAGAATATTTAGGTGATGAGTCGGTTGAACTTCCCGCAGCTTTAAAGGGTATGCTCAATTTTGCTAACCCTGATTCTATGCCAGGACAATTAGCTGCTACAACTGTATCAACAGCAGTGGAAACTTTAGCGCATAAATATATTTCTGGAGAAAATATTAACCAAGTAATTAAAACTGTTGAGCGGTTGCGTAAGGATAAGATGGGTTTCACTATAGATTTATTAGGTGAAGCGGTAATTACGGAAGCTGAGGCGCAATCTTATTTAAACCGCTATCTAGAATTAATTGAGCAACTAACTGATGTGGCGAAAAGGTGGTCATCTGTACCAGCTATTGATGTTGCTGATGGGGAAGCTTTACCCCAAGTGCAAGTATCTGTGAAGTTGACGGCGTTTTATTCGCAGTTTGATCCGTTGGATGATAAGGGGAGTGAGGAAAAAGTAAGCGATCGCATCCGCATTCTACTACGCCGCGCTGCCGAGTTAGGTGCTGCTATCCATTTTGATATGGAACAGTATAAATATAAGGGTTTAACTCTCTCTATCCTGAAAAAAATCTTAATGGAAGAGGAGTTTCGCACTCGTACAGATATTGGTGTAACTCTACAAGCTTATCTGCGTGACAGTCAGCAAGATTTACGTGATTTAATTGCATGGGCGAAACAACGCCGTTATCCTGTAACAGTACGCTTAGTTAAAGGTGCATATTGGGATCAAGAAACCATTAATGCAATTCAAAAAGATTGGAAACAACCTGTATATAACGATAAAGCAGCAACAGATGCTAATTTTGAAAAACTCACACAATTGTTGCTAGAAAATTACGAGTATTTATATGCTGCAATTGGGAGTCATAATGTGCGATCGCAAGCTTATGCTATAGCTATAGCAGAAATCCTTAATATCCCCAAACGCAGCTTAGAAATGCAAGTGCTTTACGGCATGGGTGATAAACTAGCAAAAGCATTAGCAGATCGTGGTTATCGCGTTAGAGTTTACTGCCCTTATGGTGAATTATTACCAGGAATGGCTTATTTAATTCGCCGTTTGTTAGAAAATACGGCTAATAGTTCCTTCCTCAGACAAAATTTAGAAGAACGTCCCATAGAAGAATTATTAGCGCCACCAGTAGGAAATGAGCAAGCAGTAATTGAAGCTAAACGAGTATTTCCTAACGCTGCGGATACAGATTATGCTGAACTCAAAGCTAGAGAAAAAGCGCAAGCAGGTTTTCATATAGTCCGCCAACAATTAGGAAAAACTTACTACCCTTTAATAAATGGGGAATATCTCACCACAGCAGAAACAGTAAATTCTGTTAATCCTTCTAATCCTAATGAAATTATCGGTAAAATTGGACTGCTATCTGTAGAACAAGCAGAAGAAGCTATTGCAGCAGCAAAAGCAGCATTTCCCGCATGGCGTAAAACTCCAGTCAGACAACGCGCGGGTGTATTGCGAAAAGCAGCAGAATTAATGGAACAAAAGCGCCATGAGTTATCAGCTTGGATAGTATTAGAAGTTGGTAAACCTTTGCGCGAAGCAGATGGAGAAGTTTCCGAAGCAATAGATTTTTGTCGCTACTACGCTGACGAAATGGAACGGTTAGATCAAGGATATATATATGATATATCTGGGGAAACTGACCGATATATCTATCAACCGCGTGGTATTGCTGTTGTTATTTCTCCCTGGAATTTCCCCTTAGCGATTGCAGCAGGGATGACAGTTGCAGCATTAGCGACTGGTAACTGTACTTTACTCAAACCTGCGGAAGTTTCTTCTGTAATTGCTGCTAAATTCAGCGAAATTTTGATCGAAGCTGGAGTACCAAAAGGAGTATTTCAGTTTGTACCAGGAAAAGGTTCTAAAGTTGGCGCGTATATGGTTAACCATCCCGACGTGCATATTATTGCTTTTACTGGTTCTCAGGAAGTAGGTTGTCGCATTTATGCAGATGCAGCAACTTTAAAACCAGGACAAAAGCACATGAAGCGAGTAATTGCAGAGATGGGTGGTAAGAATGCAATTATTGTCGATGAAAGTGCAGATTTAGATCAAGCAGTTGCAGGTGTGGTGCATTCTGCATTTGGGTATAGTGGACAAAAATGTTCTGCTTGTTCGCGAGTAATTGTTCTCGATCCTGTATATGATACCTTTGTAGAGCGGTTTGTGGAAGCTACGCGATCGCTCAACATTAATATTGCAGAAGCGCCAGGTACACAAGTCGGGCCTGTAATTGATAGTAACGCACGCGATCGCATTCGTGAATATATCGAAACAGGGCGTAAAGAATCACAAGTAGCTTTAGAAATGTCCGCGCCAGATAACGGTTACTTTATTGGCCCCGTAATCTTTAAAGATGTACCACCGGATGCTACAATTGCCCAAGAAGAAATTTTTGGCCCAGTTGTTGCTGTCATTCGTGCTAATAATTTCGATGAAGCTTTAGATATCGCGAATAGCACAAACTTTGCCTTAACTGGCGGTTTATACTCCCGCACACCTTCCCACATTCAAACAGTATCAACTGAATTAGAAGTTGGTAACGTTTATATCAACCGAGGTATCACAGGCGCAATAGTATCGCGTCAACCTTTTGGCGGGTTTAAACTTTCTGGAGTTGGTTCCAAAGCTGGTGGCCCAGACTACCTGTTACAATTCCTAGAACCGCGTGTAATTACAGAAAATATTCAGCGTCAAGGATTTGCACCAATTGAAGGAGTAGATTAG
- a CDS encoding RNA-binding protein, producing the protein MSIYVGNLSYQVTQEDISQTFAEYGTVKRVQLPTDRETGRMRGFAFVEMETDAEETAAIEALDGAEWMGRDLKVNKAKPREERGSSGGGGGGWSNNRGGGGGGGGRDNRRY; encoded by the coding sequence ATGTCAATTTACGTCGGCAATCTATCCTACCAAGTTACACAGGAGGATATCAGCCAAACGTTTGCCGAATACGGAACAGTTAAGCGCGTTCAGCTACCAACAGACAGAGAAACAGGTCGGATGCGGGGTTTTGCATTTGTAGAAATGGAAACAGACGCAGAAGAAACTGCTGCAATTGAAGCCCTTGATGGCGCTGAGTGGATGGGACGCGACCTCAAGGTTAATAAGGCTAAACCCCGCGAAGAAAGAGGTTCTTCAGGCGGCGGCGGCGGCGGCTGGTCAAATAACCGTGGCGGCGGCGGCGGTGGCGGTGGTAGAGATAACCGACGCTACTAA
- the rpsU gene encoding 30S ribosomal protein S21 has protein sequence MTQIIPGENEGIESALRRFKREVSKAGIFPDIRKHRHFETPIEKRKRKAIAKHKQRRRRSSSY, from the coding sequence ATGACCCAAATAATTCCTGGTGAAAATGAAGGAATTGAGTCAGCCCTGCGTCGGTTCAAGCGAGAAGTTTCTAAGGCGGGAATTTTCCCAGATATCAGGAAGCATCGCCACTTTGAAACACCTATTGAAAAACGCAAGCGCAAAGCAATTGCCAAGCATAAGCAGCGTAGAAGACGTTCTAGCAGCTATTAA
- a CDS encoding pentapeptide repeat-containing protein: MNIKELVSRYMAGQRDFRNLNLIAANLRNMNLSGTNLTGANLSGANLTRTNLSHANLTDATLTGANLTETNLNGANLTDANLSQVNLNDAYLRGAVMTNAPSSAKG; the protein is encoded by the coding sequence ATGAATATTAAAGAACTGGTAAGCCGATACATGGCAGGGCAACGGGACTTCAGGAACCTGAACCTAATTGCAGCAAATCTCAGGAATATGAACCTGAGTGGCACAAACCTAACAGGGGCAAACTTGAGTGGGGCAAATCTGACGAGAACAAATTTAAGCCATGCAAATCTCACGGATGCAACCCTAACAGGGGCAAATTTAACTGAAACAAACCTAAATGGTGCTAATCTTACGGATGCCAACTTGAGTCAGGTAAACCTCAACGATGCCTACTTAAGGGGAGCAGTTATGACGAACGCCCCTTCATCAGCAAAAGGCTAG